The following proteins come from a genomic window of Dermacentor albipictus isolate Rhodes 1998 colony chromosome 8, USDA_Dalb.pri_finalv2, whole genome shotgun sequence:
- the LOC139048931 gene encoding uncharacterized protein, translating to MASGEAPRKFPVRIGQADSLKLFDVGLADIEGIRGFFSGEAIDHASPCTATEDRACHIVGHLTAWNEVLSQAKLELRESPRTRSGLTVASIDCPYMRDHSLDTLHRVATLLHCVVKKHHCVTHLDVTMGRLTLYDELLCDALRGNQSVETLKLRDSFSGGLGPYSNFCAVIPTVPNLKYFECTSDAECRRSFLDALTSLLLTRSLESLHIPNLNMSLRAAKALLTAIMACSTLKELSLNFNVVTYAQEEISATFAEYLKSSTALTTLNFVGRGYVYSTSMQLILRGLEKNRTVTRLDFRTAFVSRQCVESVANIFARNRTLRSVHISAGRPDPYNIHQQRSTVTWDGWLTSLTENETLEELTLPFNIWKPLKWALFFRALSTKQNLKHVIIDGVATDAIALQQVCEALRESGAEEKVVFGPELGASCYRHYLHFLRYHCFRTVVACQADHGTDAPPLGRLLHQLCSLNHVTSLTVTIDPGTYREDLSSALADYVGTTTTLKILRLISASVAYPANESDLDWTAVVESLSRNSSLAELCVSATCVPKEDSERMADVVKHSDNIRRFSVSVQKGWHLEAFVSRLSDGISRNYSLIRVEFPGYMNNDSFVIWDTARRNSRLVSSASRFLAGANADKATATALERVLRHRALLEELAEVQSIGEDEAAAALRDEVRSFEGLHDFMRLAGVVKERVTCHRREDGRTQLDDLDEYCWVAIRRCLALGDVVDECGQSEPSHV from the exons ATGGCAAGCGGTGAAGCCCCAAGAAAGTTCCCAGTGAGGATTGGTCAGGCCGATTCGTTGAAGCTGTTCGACGTCGGCTTGGCAGACATCGAAGGAATAAGGGGCTTCTTCTCGGGCGAAGCTATTGACCACGCGTCACCTTGCACTGCGACTGAGGACCGAGCGTGTCACATCGTTGGACACCTCACAGCGTGGAACGAAGTGCTCTCGCAGGCCAAGCTCGAACTGAGAGAAAGCCCGCGTACTCGCAGCGGGCTGACCGTGGCGAGCATTGACTGCCCGTACATGAGGGACCACTCGCTGGACACACTGCACCGGGTCGCCACGCTGCTGCACTGCGTCGTCAAGAAGCATCACTGCGTGACGCATTTGGACGTCACGATGGGCAGGCTCACCTTGTACGACGAGCTCCTGTGCGACGCCCTTCGTGGAAACCAGTCCGTCGAGACGCTCAAGTTGCGGGATTCGTTCAGCGGGGGTCTCGGCCCCTACAGTAACTTCTGCGCGGTCATCCCGACCGTGCCAAACTTGAAGTACTTCGAGTGCACCAGTGATGCGGAGTGCCGGCGGTCTTTTCTGGACGCGCTGACGTCTCTCCTGTTGACGAGGTCGCTCGAGTCTCTCCATATTCCTAATTTAAACATGAGCCTAAGGGCTGCAAAGGCGCTCTTGACTGCGATTATGGCGTGCTCAACCCTAAAGGAGCTATCGTTGAACTTTAATGTCGTGACATACGCCCAGGAAGAAATTTCCGCTACTTTCGCGGAGTACCTGAAGAGCTCCACTGCCTTGACGACGCTAAACTTTGTGGGAAGGGGCTACGTTTACAGCACTTCTATGCAGCTGATACTACGAGGACTCGAGAAAAACCGGACCGTCACCAGACTAGACTTCAGGACAGCGTTCGTGTCGCGGCAATGTGTGGAAAGCGTCGCCAACATTTTTGCAAGAAATAGGACGCTGCGCAGTGTTCATATTTCGGCCGGCCGTCCTGACCCCTACAATATTCACCAACAGAGGAGTACTGTCACTTGGGATGGCTGGTTGACATCTCTCACGGAGAATGAGACGCTCGAAGAACTTACACTTCCCTTCAACATCTGGAAGCCACTGAAGTGGGCTCTGTTCTTTAGAGCGCTTTCGACGAAGCAGAATCTAAAGCACGTCATCATAGACGGGGTAGCCACGGACGCCATCGCTTTGCAGCAAGTCTGCGAGGCCCTACGAGAAAGTGGTGCAGAGGAGAAGGTCGTTTTTGGACCAGAGTTGGGGGCTTCCTGCTATCGGCACTATTTGCATTTCCTCAGGTACCATTGCTTCCGCACCGTCGTCGCCTGCCAGGCTGATCACGGAACCGATGCTCCGCCGCTTGGCAGGCTTCTGCACCAGCTGTGTTCGCTGAACCACGTGACATCGCTGACTGTGACTATTGATCCTGGCACGTACAGGGAGGACCTGTCGTCTGCTCTGGCAGACTATGTTGGAACCACCACCACGCTGAAAATTTTGCGACTGATCTCGGCGTCTGTCGCCTACCCGGCGAATGAAAGTGACCTAGATTGGACGGCAGTGGTAGAGTCGTTGTCAAGGAACAGCAGCTTAGCAGAGCTGTGTGTCAGCGCGACTTGCGTGCCTAAGGAGGACTCTGAGCGCATGGCTGATGTCGTCAAGCACAGCGATAACATACGAAGGTTTTCCGTTTCGGTACAAAAGGGATGGCACTTGGAGGCGTTCGTGAGTCGCTTGTCCGACGGCATATCTCGGAACTACAGCCTCATAAGAGTCGAATTTCCTGGCTACATGAACAACGACTCGTTTGTCATCTGGGACACGGCTAGAAGAAACTCCCGCCTGGTGTCCAGTGCTTCGAGATTCCTCGCAGGCGCTAATGCTGACAA GGCCACTGCGACGGCGCTGGAGCGGGTCCTGCGGCACCGAGCTCTTCTGGAGGAACTTGCCGAAGTCCAGTCCATCGGCGAGGACGAGGCAGCGGCCGCTCTCCGAGACGAAGTCAGGTCCTTCGAAGGCTTGCACGATTTCATGCGACTCGCGGGAGTCGTCAAGGAAAgggtcacgtgtcatcgacgggaAGACGGGCGCACGCAGCTCGACGACCTCGACGAGTACTGCTGGGTCGCGATCCGGCGCTGCCTCGCGCTTGGTGACGTCGTGGACG